TTTCATCCTAAGAACACATAGCTTCTATCAGGGTTTCATGGGCTTTCCCAGGAAACAGACCTGAGGTttcctgctgctcagagcttAAGTGACAAACACGTTAGAAAGGAAACCCTGGAGCATTAATCCCAGTGGGTCAGATCTTCCCGTTAGGTTGGGGAGAAATGTAAGGAACCCTGCATGAACTCCTGTGACGCAGACAGGTAAAACTGCATTCCTTGCTGTCCCTCGAATGCAGATACTGCTTCCTGCTTGCTCATTCTGGAGGACAAGAAACCTCTGGGAGGGATGGTGAGTAGTAAGGAGGAAGCTGGGACAtacctgtcccctcccccttcacTAGCCCATGGAAAGGGCATGATGCACCAAGGGAAACACCGGAGATCTCTTGCATCCCTTAGAAGGGATGTAGCAGTGGACTAACTAGTACCCCATGCACAGTGCAGCAGCGGGCGGaaatttctctctgctcctggaGCTTCCCCAGACTAACACAAAGCTATGCTTAAATGGTATGCACAGTTCTGCGTGATTACATTGCCATCCAATCATCGCTGCGTTAAAATGATCATTTCTATAAAACGATCACTCTTTTGATCTACAGGAGTCTGCTTATGTCTTGCCAGTGACTCCACTTTATGTTAATGGGACTAAGTGTGGTTTATAACCCAGACTGCACATGAACAAGGCTGCAGTGTTTGCGTGGCTTGAACTATGCACACAGGACTCTGTATATTGCCACGCTCTGCAGCCACAGAGTCGGGGCAGAATCCATCCCTTGCGTCAAAACTATGCTTCTGAACATTGATGAATCCGGCTAATCAATTTTAACTTTTCCCTGAAGGAAATATATTGTTTGGAAGCTGCTGTCCACAATGCCCAGGCCTCTCTCAGTGCTGCTACTGGAAATGCTCGCATACTTGGCTCCGATCAGGTCTTGCAACACTCACGTTAGCACTTAGAAGGATGTCCAGAAAGTCCAGGTGGCGCCTCCTCTGGATCTTTTCAAGCTCTCGCTCATCTTTAAGGGACTCCTTTCTTTCTCTGATCACTTTATCTGCAtcaagaaaacattaaaataattatatcCCATTTGGAGCAATGTGTGCACTGTGATTCCCCAGAACCCCAATGGATCCCAAAATACCAGGAGCCAGAATTCTTTGATTCTCATTATTTCTGAAATGAGGTGGATCACTCTGCGTGGCTTCTGAGGGATGTAAAGAATCAGGGCCACAGCAGAGCTGCCTGAACTCCCTACGCTGAtgagagcatctcctgttggtgtaggtactccacctccctgaaagaTGGTAGCTATATCAATGGGAGAAGACCGCCAGTTGACTTAGGGCTGTCTACACCAcaagttaggtcagtataactaccttgctcagggatgtggattttccacatccctgagtgacgtacttataccaacataagtctgtagtgtagactagggttTATCTTGAAGCCTGGCACAAATCCTTAATGAGAGGTGAGAAGAGGATACTGGGAAATACCTGTATGGTGATGTGCTAATCTGCAGGCCTTGCGGAATTGACGCCCTTGAGAACTGAGCCAGTAAACGAGATGGTTGTGATACGGGGGCGACTGGATTCTCAGATGCACCATCAAGCTGAGGTCCATGACTGTCTGGATATATGAATTGTCACTACAGAGAGAGAGTCAAGGGAGAGATGGATAAAGACTGGGCAGTGAGTTTGAGCGTACTGGGGGAGAGATTGCAAAGATTTCAAAATTGGTGATTTCAATGGTAAGTGTGTGGTTAGCACAAGACCAGGCTCAGCTAGCATGACAGCAATGTGAACAGGCGGTAATGCAGTAGACTGCCTCAGAGAATGGACTTTTCCTTCCAAAGCATTCAGGCCAGCCTGCACAAGGCAAAGCAGTGTTCCCGGGGGATAACTTGAGTGTTTGTAGTTGAATGTCTTGAGCTTGCCGTACTTTTGCCTGGCCTTGCACCCGCAGTCTAAGCATCTGATAACTACGTGCCCAGTTCTATGAGGTGCCAAGTGCCCTCAGCTCTCCTTTATTGGAATAGGAGTGGCAGGCACTCAGTGCCTTCCCAGTTCAGGCTTTTGGGTTGTGAGATTGTGGAACCAAAAGTCACTAGTCACGTGAAAACTTAGGGCTGATCTTGATCCCATTGAATTCCATAGCAACCCCCCACTAACTTCAACAGAGCAAAATCAgaccaagggtgctggaacagtttgtatagtgggggtgttgagagcccttgaaccaaactgtaaatcctgtatataatggaaaccacttcaagccagcggGTGCAGgagcacctccagcacccctagttccaccaCCTCCAGATCAGACTCATTATGATTTTACCTACTCTTAGATCTAAATAGCTGTATAATATGATTGACTGTATATGAAACAGCTTTCTTGGTTTGCCTTGAAAGAATGCCCCTTGTCTCAGTTAAACAACAACTGTCTCACTTTTGTTACCACCTCCACCAAACAACGCCTAATTCTCATAAAAATCAGCTGGTGGCATCAATACTCCAGTAGCTTCTGCATTTAAAAGACACCAGCACTTCTCGATCCTGAGGCAGGCTGTAAGAGGTGCTGAATCGGTCCCAGCACCCCGATCCCAATATTCCCCTGTGTTAGAGACATGAAGATCAATAGGCTAATGCATCCACTACTTCTATCACATCTGTGTAGTTCCCAGTTCGGACACAATTGCACCGCACTAAATTTAAAGTCACTTAAGGCCAACAAGAAAATTTCATCAGGATTTGACATCACCTGGTACTGACCTGTCCGTCTGGCAGTTGCTCTGGTAACTGAAGGCACATTTCATGATGCTGTCGAGAGTCATCAAGCTGACATGTTCAAAGAGCTCCACCGACTTCTCCTGTGTGATCAGCTGTTCCCATTTATCCTATTGGAAGAGAGTAACGAGAAGGGAGAAATTTTCCTAGGAGTACAGAATCCTGGTTACAGACATTCAGTTGGGTCTGGGCCACCTCCTACATCTGGGGACATTGGGCCTGTGGGCAGGTGGCTGTGATCTTTAATGGTCGAGCCAGTTTCACTGACAGTCTTGAGATTAAACCCTGGGCTGCATGGGAGGCTGGAAGATGGCAGGAGCACCTTTAACAGAGCTCATTGTCTGCCAAGTCATCACAGGTCACTGTGTGGAGATGTGCAGTGGGTTAGCATGGGCTCTCTTCTGCTCACTGTCCTACAGTGCTGCAGCTTTGGGAGCCgacccagcatgcactggggagAACATTCTAAATGTTTTTACATCCTTCTCATCTACTAGGTAAAGGTTCTTAAATCAGGAAGGAGCACTAGGAAATCATGACAGTACCTACCAGCATCACTCGGACAGAATCTGCCATCATGGTCACATAAGGTTTCAAAATATCATAGTGAAACCCTGGCGTCAGCAGCCTCCGATGCTGGAACCACTTTGGCCCATTTAAGATCAACAATCCTTGCCCTGTGGAGGAGCACAGTGCAAAAGAGCTGGTTAGATCACTTCCTACTAAGCAATTGATCATTTCAGGTGGCATGATTACAATCCAGCCGTAATATGAATGAATATCTGCTCAGTTCTATCCGGTGTATTCATGAGAAGGATGAGAGTTTttctttagaacataagaacatccatactgggtcagaccactggtccatctagcccagtggttctcaaccaggggtatgcagaggtcttccagggggcacatcaactcatctagatatttgcctagttttacaacaggctacataaaaagcactaatggagttagtacaaactaaaatgtcatacaatgacttgtttatactgctttatacactatacactgaaatgtaagtacaatatttatattccaattgatgtattttataattatatggtaaaaatgagaaagtcagcaatttttcagtaagtgctgtgacacttgtatttttatgtctgattttgtaagcaagtagtttttaagtcaggtgaaacttgggggtatgcaggacaaatcagactcctgaaagaggtaagtagtctggaaaggttgagagccactgatctagcccagtatcctatcttccaacagtggtcaacgccaggtgtttcagaggctatgaacagaacagagcaattatccaATGATAATGTTGTCAACTTTCGCCTTCTGGAAGTCAGAAGtgagggacacccagagcatggggttgcatccctgaccatctttgctattagccattgatggacctatgctccatgaacttatctatttcttttttgaacccagttagttttttagccttcacaacttatcctggcaatgagttccacaggttgacactgtgttatgtgaagaagtacttcttttgcTGAGTGACATCATTAAACATCCTTGATTTCACTTAGAACTTTTTGGAAAACCATATTTTTCCCCTGTgagaaatttcaaatgaaaaatctttgtttgaaaatttttaaTCAACAATTTTCAGTTTTCCTGTGGGAATCAAACCAAAATTTATTTTGAATCaacttttctgaaattaaatgtaagctttcaatttttttaaacttaaaatgttgttttgtttcaaCTAAAACAACCAAAACAAAATGGTATTTTAAGATAGAACAGAACATTTTTCACTGAGAAATTTCCTGCTGAAAGCTGAACTTTTGTGTCAGAATCGATATTTTTCCACAcaaatttcagtttcaacaaagcCGTATTTTTTGAGGAGAAAACTTTATGTACAAAAAAGTGTAACCAGGTCTAATTTCAATCCAGACAAGGAAATTCAAGGTTAAGGCTCAAAGCTGATCTGATACTTGTTTATGTTTGTCACGTTTTACCACATGTGTAAAATATTGTATCTAATGTGCTCGGAATTAAACCTCTGAAATAGCTAGTTACAACAATGACATGAGTAAAGGGATGGAGCTTACGCCCCATTTCTCAATCTGAACTCTGATTTCCCCACTTTCCTGCATTTCATTCACACCTTTCCAGTTACGGTCACTGTCTTTTTTGTGAGTTAGCAATTAAATGCTATCGCTCTGTATCTATGTGGCACAATAAATGGTGTTGCTTCCCTCACGAATATCACCAGCAATATTGTTACATGAAGTAAATGAGAATGAAATATGACAGTACAAACCAATCCAGGGAACCAGGAAATTGTATGTCACAAGAGGCTTAGGGTCTGTAGAATTCAAAAGAGAAGATAAATATAATATTAGGTTAAAATGATATAGAAGGTGAATAAGGTGCTACACATGGTGAATAAGGCATCAAAATCTGATCCTATGTTAGTTAAACAATTATTAGAATTACTTCTAAGCTTTAATCATGCTTTCGTTAGTAGCAAAATGTGTATTGGGAAGGACAATCTCCATACAGGAAAACTGTTACattttatattaaggttccattcatagattctaaaggTTAATAAATGTCTGACAGACATTGTAAGCACGTAACAGAGTAATATGTGGTGTTATAGGGGGGTTTTAGCCACATCAGAAAAAGGCACAATAGATGGCTATAAGCAACCTATTGACCTCTTGGACTCCTCCATAACAATTGACAAGCCATTTATTAATACACCCATTCTTTCTAATCACTGACTATTTATAAATGGAGccttagtaaaaaaaaaaggtgaccaCAATTCTCTATATTTAGAGCATACTCTTCTCCTTCATTCATCCATCTATCCAGCATCAGAGCACTGGGGAAAGACCAAattgctggtaacagctcaccttacctgatcacgctcgttacagtgtgtatggtaacacccattgtttcatgttctctgtgtatataaatctccccactgtattttccactgcatgcatccgatgaagtgagaggtagctcacaaaagcttatgctcaaataaatttgttagtctctaaggtgtcacaagtcctcctgttctttttgcagatacagactaacacggctgctactctgaaaccaaattgGGCTGGTTATTCTTAAAACCCCTTCCAATAAATACATCACCTCCCAGTCTGCATTTTCCAGCTTGTGCCTGCTCAGACTTGCTCTTTCCTTTAGGAATATTGACTCCTTAGCCCCTGATTCTCATTATGTGTAATAATTGCAGAAGATTGTTTAATACCATTACTTAATTCGGGCTTTATCTTCAATGTAGAGTTAGCTCCAGTTATAACTTGAGTGTTGCCCCTATCTCAAGTCCCGTCTGCACTGTAAAAGCCATAACTCAAGCGTGATGGTGCTTTTAGCTGAATAGGCTTGGCCCACTGAGGAAGAGGCTACAGCTCTAGTGAACACAAGCTGTCATTTTCCAGGTATTTTCCAATGAGCCAACCTTTCTGGAGTTTGGGCAATACAGATTGAAATGGATATTAAGGGCTGCATTTTCAGACTAGTCTAAATAGGTCTACCTTCTGCCACCCACAAATTTTCaggcataaatatttgcaggtcCTGTATATTAGGAACCAGAACCtgcttagctggtgtaaatcacacTCATTGTTTGGACTTCAGCACTTATTAATTGCTCTTCAGATGGAGAGTGATCATTTTCTGTGTGAATATTGAAAACAGTTGATCAAAATGCTCACAAAATACTCTGATTTCACTATATACCAGTTTCCGTCTTAAAACAACGGAATTTTCTTTGAATAGATGCTTTTCACTTCACCCTTAAGTAAATATCCATTTCTGAGACTTCTGCTTTACAGATAACAGCATTCAGTGGCATTTGCAGTGTGGAATGATATCACGATCACTCAGATATAAGATGTGTTATATTTTTGGAcccagcagagaaagagagagacacacagggaGCTGCTAGAAACATTGCTTTGTGCTGtgtatcgggggtagccatgttagtctgtatccacaaaaacaacagctTTGTGCTGCGCTTGCTTTATTGTTCTGGCTGAATAACTGAAACTAACAAGAAAGTGAGGCATAGCACTGGGAAGAGGGGAGTGCTCAAACATTTAGAGGGACAGGACATCACAAGACGCAGTGTCTTTACCTCCTCTGCTGTATACCGCCTTAGCATATTCAGGGTGGTTGATGCACAAGAATGCTAGGAAACCGCCAAACCAGATGTGGTGACATTGTGGGTATTGTTCTGCCCAGGACGCTGTGTTGTCTAGTTCATCCTCTTGTTGAAGCTGTGTTGTAAATTAAAGGTAGGTGTAGTTCATGACAGATATTTAGCAGCACTATCTGAATGGGGAACAGTCCAGGGAGTTGATTAGTTAGATAAGACAATAGTTAATAGGCCAAGAACACGTACACATCTACATTTTCGTAATGCTACTGACTAGGCTTTTAACATCACCCAAAGTGCAGAGGTCCTCTGTTCGTTAGAAAGGCAGATCAAGGTGGGTGAATATGGGTAAGGCCAGGGGGAACCATAAGAATTAGCCCAGACTTTTAGATTATTTaagtaattattatttatttaagacTTTTAGATTATTTAAGTAATATTTAAGTAATTATTTAAGTATAGATTATTTAAGTAATTCCTCTTTCAACCCATCCCCTTTCTCCCTGTTCTGCCTTCAGATCCCCATCTGGACCTTACCTCCCCCTCCCATTGTGTTTCCTCATCCCATCCCCACAGAACACCTGGCCGAGTCTGTCCTGGGCCTTTGAGCTTTCCGCCTGAGTTCTCCCATGTAGCACATCTAGAATCTAGCTCAAATGAgcattcagggccagatcctcagctgaaggaCATCGGAAAAGCCCTATTGAAGGCACTGAAGcaatgcccatttacaccagcaccTGGGATTTAAGCACAGACCTAGCTGTGACTGACAACTTGCGTGGGGGTTGTCTAGGTTTTCCTCTTGTTGAAGCTGCATTGTTAGTTAAAGGGAGATGTAGTTCAAGACAGATCTTTAGCAGCACACTCAGAATGGGGAAGAGCCGTGCTACAGTCAGGGGACTGGATAAGTCAGATGAGACAATAGCTAGCGGGCCGTGGCAGGACTGCATGTATGTATTTTTGTAAAGATGCCATTGCACAAGCTTTTCAAGTCATTCCAAGTGCAGAGGTCCCCCCTGTGCATTAGAAAGGCCAGTAGAGATGGATGAATAAGGACAAGGCCAGGGGGAACCATAAGAACTAGCCCACACAGTTAAGCATTGCTTAAGGAATCCCTCCTTCAACCGGTCTCCTCGCTCCCAAAAGTGAATTCCAACAGTCCTCCCACTCTTAAATTGGATTCTAGGCTACAGCACCCTGTGGATCAGCCATGCAGACCCCATTGGTTTTGGCAAGCGCAAGTTCTTCCCTTTGAGAGCTAGTGACCAGACAGCCTGCTTAAACCAAAGTATAGTTTAATGTTAACAGCAGGAATGAAGCATAGCATAACACGGacaggattttaaaacaatagtctatagaatcatagaatatcagggttgggagggacctcaggaggtcatctagtccaaccccctgctcaaagcaggaccaacaccaactattTGCATGTCTATCCTACCTAAAGGCTTGCCATCCTGTGATGGAAGCCTTAACTTCCTCAAGACACCCCCAGCTCAGGCATTGTCTCTCAGCCACCCAGAAGTGTGTACTGGatggcagtgcttaatttgtgccagggctaagccccagcacctctaggcttagcagttcatagccctggcacctctgggcctgctgCATcggttatgaatgtaaaaaaattgcttgagccctggcagctctttcattacaaattaagcactgctggGAGGTGTCATATCTCCAGTCATTGTTTTGCCTTCCTGTCTGTTTCCCAAAGAGCTTGATGGGATATGCTGATGTTCCGAATGCACCCATGAAAAACTTCACAGATGTGCATTTTCCTACCTTACAGGACCTAGAACTCACTGAGGTCTTTCAGACCAACCTCATCTGAAGTGGCCCAGGACAAGCTGTTCTTATGGCTTGGGagaattttcaaaacattgcCAGACACCTCTCTTTGTTCTGAGCCGTgtgctggaaactcaaaagagagtgAAAATCTCTCTATGGGCTGCAGACCATGCATGCAGAATCTGAACTGGCCTTTTCTGGAAGGTTTAATAGGAGGAAACAAGTCTCTGCCTTAACCACAGAGAGCCTGTGACCTCTCCTTAGCAAACATGACCATAATGCAATAAACTCCTATTAGTGGGAGGGTAGAGGAAAGTAAAGAAACTGCTTGCTTATGGAAACAAGGAAGACAcatgcgcgcacgcacacacacactacgGTCCCAGTTGCTACTTTACCATTTTAaggtggacacacacacacacacacacacacacacactctacagtCCCAGTTGCTACTTTACCATTTCAaggtggacacacacacacacacacacacacacacacacactctacagtCCCAGTTGCTACTTTACCATTTCAaggtggacacacacacacacacacactacagtcCCAGTTACTACTTTACCATTTCAaggtggacacacacacacacacacacacacacacactacagtcCCAGTTACTACTTTACCATTTCACGGTGAACACACACACTACAGTCCCAGTTGCTACTTTACCATTTTAAGGTGGCCATAcagccagtgggtgggaggtccTGGGAAACTTTTAAAGATTTTGAGCAGTTTCTGCTTCCTCCAATACAGCTGGACTGCTTTCAGAACCACACAGACGAGGCACACCACGGCCGTCAGGTGAAAAATCTGGGCGACAGCTCCATGCGGCCAAACCCCAGAAGGGTTCATTACTGTCTCCAGTACAGATTTCATGCTGCTGCCCTCATTGGCAGGCACTGTATAAAAAAGCCCGAACGCTGTCAGCTTCTGCTACACTCTGTCCTGACTGTATGCACAGAGTCAGACACACTCTGATCACACCTGACTGCAAAGATTAGACTCTCAGGTGCTTTTCAAATGGATTATAAGCACCGCCCAAATCGGAACAACCATGGGTGAAGTTTGCTGAAATAATAGCCTCTAGAAGGCAATGAGCATTTTGTGGGAAGCTTGTCTCTGACTCTAATTCATGCAAAAGAGGCTGGATAATTGTATAGCTGATAAAGCTCTGGGTAGCCATGTAGCTGAGGTAGGAGTAatcatttttctctgcctcagaaCATAAACAGATCAGAAAATGCacctcacacagctcttcatGGCAGCGTAAATCCTGCATGCACAGTTGTAGCTGGATTGGTAGCAGgatttttagtgtttagcaaaGTGAGAGTAgtatggactgaatagagacactggatttatggcttattataacaatctataacccattaAGCCCCCGCCCCCTCATCTTCTTTGCCCCTATAACTGGAGAGATGTTAAAGGGCCACATCACCTTGAATGCTCCCTTGAAATAGTggtaactccttatgctaaaccatctgttctaccttgtatttagctgtgacactctgtgtttcccacacctgaaggagagctctgtgtaagctcgaaagcttccctctctttctctcaccaacagaagttggtccaataaaagagattacctcactcaccttatctCTATAGTAAAACCTGTGAACTAGATCCTCCACTGCAGCTACGCTGATTCACAAATGGAGCAGATTTACAAAATGATAGAACCATTAGCAGCCCTGATGAGTTCAGCTCTGAAAAATCTGCTGACAGACAGGGTAGATTAGGAGAT
Above is a genomic segment from Natator depressus isolate rNatDep1 chromosome 8, rNatDep2.hap1, whole genome shotgun sequence containing:
- the LOC141992550 gene encoding cytochrome P450 4B1-like isoform X2, with product MLQQEDELDNTASWAEQYPQCHHIWFGGFLAFLCINHPEYAKAVYSRGDPKPLVTYNFLVPWIGQGLLILNGPKWFQHRRLLTPGFHYDILKPYVTMMADSVRVMLDKWEQLITQEKSVELFEHVSLMTLDSIMKCAFSYQSNCQTDSDNSYIQTVMDLSLMVHLRIQSPPYHNHLVYWLSSQGRQFRKACRLAHHHTDKVIRERKESLKDERELEKIQRRRHLDFLDILLSANDENRAGLSDEDLRAEVDTFMFEGHDTTASGISWLLYCMALHPEHQQRCRKEIKEILGDRNTVQWDDFGKMIYTTMCIKETLRLYPPVPGVARELSAPVTFVDGRTLPKGSLVSLNIYGLHRNPTVWHNPEVFDPLRFSPENSARRHSYAFLPFAAGPRNCIGQQFAMNEMKVALALTLLRFELSPDPAKPPIKIPQIVLRSKNGIHLHLKKLQ
- the LOC141992550 gene encoding cytochrome P450 4B1-like isoform X1, translating into MKSVLETVMNPSGVWPHGAVAQIFHLTAVVCLVCVVLKAVQLYWRKQKLLKIFKSFPGPPTHWLYGHLKMLQQEDELDNTASWAEQYPQCHHIWFGGFLAFLCINHPEYAKAVYSRGDPKPLVTYNFLVPWIGQGLLILNGPKWFQHRRLLTPGFHYDILKPYVTMMADSVRVMLDKWEQLITQEKSVELFEHVSLMTLDSIMKCAFSYQSNCQTDSDNSYIQTVMDLSLMVHLRIQSPPYHNHLVYWLSSQGRQFRKACRLAHHHTDKVIRERKESLKDERELEKIQRRRHLDFLDILLSANDENRAGLSDEDLRAEVDTFMFEGHDTTASGISWLLYCMALHPEHQQRCRKEIKEILGDRNTVQWDDFGKMIYTTMCIKETLRLYPPVPGVARELSAPVTFVDGRTLPKGSLVSLNIYGLHRNPTVWHNPEVFDPLRFSPENSARRHSYAFLPFAAGPRNCIGQQFAMNEMKVALALTLLRFELSPDPAKPPIKIPQIVLRSKNGIHLHLKKLQ